From the genome of Ralstonia pickettii, one region includes:
- the nuoL gene encoding NADH-quinone oxidoreductase subunit L, with amino-acid sequence MATTLNPNLLLAIPLAPLAGAAIAGLFGTKFFGEKIGRTASHSVTILGVAIAFILSALTLSDVINGAGYNGTVYEWMTVGTLKMEVGFLIDSLTAMMMCVVTFVSLMVHIYTIGYMAEDDGYNRFFAYISLFTFSMLMLVMSNNFLQLFFGWEAVGLVSYLLIGFWFKRPTAIYANMKAFLVNRVGDFGFVLGIGLLLAYSGSLSYADVFAARDNLATIGFPGSDWHMLTVACICLFIGAMGKSAQFPLHVWLPDSMEGPTPISALIHAATMVTAGIFMVARMSPLFELSDTALSFVLIIGAITALFMGFLGIIQTDIKRVVAYSTLSQLGYMTVALGASAYQVAVFHLMTHAFFKALLFLGAGSVIIGMHHDQDMRNMGGLRKYMPITWLTSLIGSLALIGTPFFSGFYSKDSIIEAVRESHLPGAGFAYWAVLAGVFVTAFYSFRMYFLVFHGEERFGKAHAHHDDHHEEEEGDHDHHHGLAPGQKPHESPWVVTVPLVLLAIPSVIIGAWAIQPMLFGEFFKHGVVFSEVIFNSENHEAMKVLAEDFHGWVEMALHGFTSAPFILLVSGVVLSWFFYLKRPDIPAAIAKRFFGVYKLLDNKYYMDKINEIVFANGAVKFGRGLWKGGDQGVIDGVVVNGSARLVGWFATVVRLLQSGFIYDYAFAMIIGTVGLLTYFVFLAGK; translated from the coding sequence ATGGCTACCACGCTCAATCCCAACCTGCTGCTGGCGATCCCGCTCGCGCCGCTGGCCGGCGCGGCGATCGCCGGGCTGTTCGGCACCAAGTTCTTTGGTGAGAAGATCGGCCGCACGGCATCCCACAGCGTCACCATCCTCGGTGTTGCGATCGCCTTCATTCTGTCTGCGCTGACGCTGTCTGACGTCATCAATGGCGCCGGCTACAACGGCACCGTTTATGAATGGATGACCGTTGGCACGCTCAAGATGGAAGTCGGTTTCCTCATCGATTCGCTGACGGCGATGATGATGTGCGTGGTGACTTTCGTCTCGCTCATGGTGCACATCTACACCATCGGCTACATGGCGGAAGACGACGGCTACAACCGTTTCTTCGCATACATCTCGCTGTTTACGTTCTCGATGTTGATGCTCGTGATGAGCAACAACTTCCTGCAACTGTTCTTCGGCTGGGAAGCCGTGGGCCTGGTGTCGTACCTGCTGATCGGTTTCTGGTTCAAGCGCCCGACGGCCATCTACGCCAACATGAAGGCGTTCCTGGTCAACCGCGTGGGTGACTTTGGTTTCGTTCTCGGCATCGGCCTGTTGCTCGCCTACAGCGGCAGCCTCAGCTATGCCGACGTGTTCGCCGCCCGCGACAACCTGGCCACGATCGGCTTCCCGGGTTCCGATTGGCACATGCTGACGGTCGCCTGTATCTGCCTGTTTATCGGTGCGATGGGTAAATCGGCCCAGTTCCCCCTGCACGTGTGGCTGCCGGACTCGATGGAAGGCCCGACCCCGATTTCTGCACTGATTCACGCGGCCACCATGGTGACCGCCGGTATCTTCATGGTCGCGCGCATGTCGCCGCTGTTCGAGCTGTCGGATACCGCGCTGTCGTTCGTGCTGATTATCGGCGCCATCACGGCGCTGTTCATGGGCTTCCTGGGCATCATCCAGACCGACATCAAGCGTGTGGTCGCGTATTCCACGCTGTCTCAGCTCGGCTACATGACCGTCGCGCTCGGCGCATCGGCGTACCAAGTGGCCGTGTTCCACCTGATGACGCATGCGTTCTTCAAGGCACTGCTGTTCTTGGGTGCAGGCTCGGTCATCATCGGCATGCATCACGATCAGGACATGCGGAACATGGGCGGCCTGCGCAAGTACATGCCGATTACGTGGCTCACTTCGCTGATAGGGTCGCTGGCGCTGATCGGTACGCCGTTCTTCTCGGGCTTCTATTCGAAGGACTCGATCATCGAAGCGGTGCGCGAATCGCACCTGCCGGGCGCCGGCTTTGCCTACTGGGCTGTGCTGGCTGGTGTGTTCGTGACCGCGTTCTACTCGTTCCGCATGTATTTCCTGGTGTTTCACGGTGAAGAACGTTTTGGCAAGGCTCACGCCCACCACGACGATCACCATGAAGAGGAAGAGGGCGATCACGATCACCATCACGGGCTGGCTCCGGGCCAAAAGCCGCACGAGTCGCCGTGGGTGGTGACGGTACCGCTGGTTTTGCTGGCAATTCCGTCGGTCATCATCGGTGCCTGGGCGATTCAGCCGATGCTGTTCGGCGAGTTCTTCAAGCACGGTGTGGTGTTCTCGGAAGTCATCTTCAACAGCGAGAACCATGAAGCGATGAAGGTGCTGGCCGAAGACTTCCACGGTTGGGTCGAGATGGCGCTGCATGGCTTTACGTCTGCACCGTTCATCCTGCTGGTGTCGGGTGTCGTGCTCTCGTGGTTCTTCTATCTGAAACGCCCGGATATTCCGGCGGCGATCGCCAAGCGTTTCTTCGGCGTCTACAAGCTGCTGGATAACAAGTACTACATGGACAAGATCAACGAGATCGTCTTTGCCAATGGTGCGGTCAAGTTTGGCCGTGGCTTGTGGAAGGGCGGCGATCAAGGTGTGATCGACGGTGTTGTCGTCAACGGCAGCGCGCGTCTGGTGGGCTGGTTCGCGACGGTCGTGCGCCTGCTCCAGTCCGGCTTCATCTATGACTATGCGTTCGCGATGATCATCGGCACGGTTGGGCTGCTGACGTATTTCGTGTTCCTGGCAGGCAAATAA
- the nuoK gene encoding NADH-quinone oxidoreductase subunit NuoK, protein MSSLSLAHYLVLGAVLFAISIVGIFLNRKNVIVLLMAIELMLLAVNLNFVAFSHYLGDLAGQVFVFFILTVAAAESAIGLAILVVLFRNLDTINVDDLDSLKG, encoded by the coding sequence ATGTCTTCATTATCCCTTGCCCATTACCTCGTGCTCGGCGCGGTGCTGTTTGCCATCAGCATTGTCGGCATTTTCCTGAACCGCAAGAACGTCATCGTGCTGCTGATGGCGATCGAATTGATGCTGCTGGCGGTCAACCTGAACTTCGTCGCGTTCTCCCACTACCTGGGCGATCTGGCGGGGCAGGTGTTCGTGTTTTTCATCCTGACGGTGGCTGCGGCGGAATCCGCGATCGGTCTCGCCATCCTGGTGGTGCTGTTCCGTAATCTGGACACCATCAACGTCGACGATCTGGACAGCCTGAAGGGCTGA
- a CDS encoding NADH-quinone oxidoreductase subunit J — protein sequence MEITTIIFYCFALVLVLAALKVITAKNPVHAALFLVLSFFTAAAIWMLLKAEFLAITLVLVYVGAVMVLFLFVVMMIDIDIEHLRRDFWTYVPMAAFVGVVIILEMAVVLTKTFMGRVQPVQELPKGFNGPNTQALGKLIYTDYIYAFEVAGAVLLLAIVAAVALTARRRKDTKAQNVSDQIRVKRKDRVRLVSMPAEKSAGAASAESKS from the coding sequence ATGGAAATCACGACGATCATCTTCTACTGTTTCGCGCTCGTGCTGGTGCTCGCAGCGCTGAAGGTCATCACCGCGAAGAACCCGGTGCACGCGGCGCTGTTCCTCGTGCTCTCGTTTTTCACTGCGGCGGCGATCTGGATGCTGCTCAAGGCGGAATTCCTCGCCATCACGCTGGTGCTGGTCTACGTTGGGGCAGTGATGGTGCTGTTCCTGTTCGTGGTGATGATGATCGATATCGACATCGAACACCTGCGACGCGATTTCTGGACCTACGTACCGATGGCGGCCTTCGTGGGCGTGGTCATCATCTTGGAAATGGCCGTCGTGCTGACCAAGACCTTCATGGGCCGCGTGCAGCCGGTGCAGGAACTGCCGAAGGGCTTTAATGGGCCGAACACACAGGCGCTCGGGAAGCTGATCTATACCGATTACATCTATGCCTTTGAAGTGGCTGGCGCGGTGTTGCTGCTGGCGATTGTGGCCGCCGTCGCCTTGACCGCACGCCGCCGCAAGGACACCAAGGCACAGAACGTGTCCGATCAGATCCGCGTGAAGCGCAAGGACCGCGTGCGCCTGGTCTCGATGCCGGCGGAAAAGTCCGCCGGCGCAGCTTCGGCTGAATCCAAGAGCTGA
- the nuoI gene encoding NADH-quinone oxidoreductase subunit NuoI, producing the protein MLLAIKEFFNSLLLKELFKGLALTGRYLFARKITVLFPEEKTPLSPRFRGLHALRRYPNGEERCIACKLCEAVCPALAITIESDQRDDGTRRTTRYDIDLTKCIFCGFCEEACPVDAIVETHILEYHGEKRGDLYFTKDMLLAVGDRFEPEIAANKAADAKYR; encoded by the coding sequence ATGTTGCTTGCCATCAAGGAATTCTTTAACAGCCTGCTCCTGAAGGAACTCTTCAAGGGGCTGGCGCTGACCGGGCGCTACCTGTTTGCGCGCAAGATCACCGTTCTCTTTCCGGAAGAGAAGACGCCGCTGTCGCCGCGCTTTCGCGGTCTACATGCACTGCGTCGCTATCCGAACGGCGAAGAGCGCTGCATTGCGTGCAAGCTGTGCGAAGCCGTTTGCCCGGCTCTGGCCATCACGATCGAGTCGGATCAGCGTGACGACGGCACCCGCCGCACCACGCGCTACGACATCGACCTGACGAAGTGTATTTTCTGCGGCTTCTGCGAAGAGGCTTGTCCGGTGGACGCCATCGTCGAGACGCACATCCTCGAATACCACGGTGAAAAGCGCGGCGACCTGTATTTCACCAAAGACATGCTGCTGGCCGTGGGGGATCGCTTCGAGCCGGAAATCGCGGCCAACAAAGCGGCCGACGCAAAGTACCGCTGA
- the nuoH gene encoding NADH-quinone oxidoreductase subunit NuoH, whose protein sequence is MIESITSFGTATFGGWWPLIWTLVRAVCIILPLLLCVAYLILWERKLIGWMHVRLGPNRVGPMGLLQPIADVLKLLLKEVMVPSAVSRGMYIIAPLMVLMPAVAIWAVIPFQAEAMVSNINAGLLYVMAISSVGVYGVILAGWASNSKYAFLGAMRASAQMISYEIAMGFALVTVLMVTGSLNLSDIVNSQNRGFFAGHGINILSWNWLPLLPMFGVYFISGVAETNRHPFDVVEGESEIVAGHMIEYSGMAFALFFLAEYINMIVISALTATLFLGGWASPIDAPVFNWIPGFFWLLIKVFLLLSVFIWLRASFPRYRYDQIMRLGWKIFIPLTVGWLVVVAIWLVSPWNIWK, encoded by the coding sequence ATGATCGAGTCGATTACTTCTTTCGGTACCGCTACCTTCGGTGGGTGGTGGCCGCTGATCTGGACGCTGGTTCGCGCGGTCTGCATCATTCTGCCGCTGCTGCTGTGCGTGGCTTACCTGATTCTGTGGGAGCGCAAGCTCATCGGCTGGATGCACGTGCGTCTGGGCCCGAACCGCGTTGGCCCGATGGGCCTGCTGCAGCCGATTGCCGACGTGCTCAAGCTGCTGCTCAAGGAAGTCATGGTGCCTAGCGCGGTCAGCCGTGGCATGTACATCATTGCGCCGCTGATGGTGCTGATGCCGGCGGTGGCGATCTGGGCCGTGATCCCGTTCCAAGCGGAAGCCATGGTGTCGAACATCAACGCCGGCCTGTTGTACGTGATGGCGATCAGCTCGGTGGGCGTATACGGCGTGATCCTGGCGGGCTGGGCGTCGAACTCGAAGTACGCGTTCCTGGGTGCGATGCGCGCTTCGGCACAGATGATTTCGTACGAAATTGCGATGGGCTTCGCGCTCGTGACGGTGCTGATGGTGACAGGCAGCCTGAACCTGTCGGACATCGTTAATTCGCAGAATCGCGGTTTTTTTGCGGGTCACGGCATCAACATCCTCTCGTGGAACTGGCTGCCGCTGCTGCCGATGTTTGGCGTCTACTTCATCTCGGGTGTGGCTGAAACGAACCGCCACCCATTCGATGTGGTGGAAGGCGAATCCGAAATCGTGGCCGGTCACATGATCGAATACTCGGGCATGGCGTTCGCGCTGTTCTTCCTGGCCGAGTACATCAACATGATCGTGATCTCCGCGCTGACCGCAACGCTGTTCCTGGGCGGCTGGGCTTCGCCGATCGATGCACCGGTCTTCAACTGGATTCCGGGCTTCTTCTGGCTGCTGATCAAGGTTTTCCTGCTGCTGTCGGTCTTCATCTGGCTGCGCGCATCGTTCCCGCGTTATCGCTACGACCAGATCATGCGTCTGGGCTGGAAGATCTTCATTCCGCTCACTGTGGGCTGGCTTGTCGTCGTCGCCATCTGGTTGGTGTCGCCGTGGAACATCTGGAAGTAA
- the nuoG gene encoding NADH-quinone oxidoreductase subunit NuoG yields the protein MVEIEIDGKKVEVAEGSLVMEAARQTGTYIPHFCYHRKLSVAANCRMCLVEVEKAPKALPACATPVTAGMKVFTNSEKAVKAQKSVMEFLLINHPLDCPICDQGGECQLQDLAVGYGKSESRYQEEKRVVFHKNVGPLISMEEMTRCIHCTRCVRFGQEIAGVMELGMLNRGEHSEITTFVGQTVDSELSGNMIDLCPVGALTSKPFRYSARTWELARRKSVSPHDGLGANVIVQTKNQRVMRVLPLDNEAINECWLSDKDRFAYEGVNSDDRLTQPMLKQGGQWKAVDWTTALEYVANGLNEIKRDHGAEQIGALASPHSTLEELFLLQKLVRGIGSDNVDFRLRQSDFSVKPTGAPWLGMPIADVSLLQRTLVVGSFLRKDHPLLAARLRQAGKKGAQLSMIGAGGEDLLMPATQLLGAPSQWLSLLSQVAVAVAAANNVARPGGTDGIEAGDIARRIAASLASGERKAVFLGNAAVAHPQFSQLHALAQWVAQQTGATLGFLTEAANTVGGYIAGALPQGNGLDAAAMLAQPRRAYVLLGAEPEFDTANPTQTRAALDQADTVIVLAPFASRAALEYADVLLPTAPFTETSGTFINCEGLPQSFNGVVRSLGDSRPAWKVLRVLGNLLNVSGFEYDSSEVVRDEVLAKPVTERLSNATIAQTAAPVATTAGIERLADVPIYHADPIVRRAGSLQLTAAARAAVRAGLPADLYAQLGLANGDAVRVTQGQRSVVLPAVLDKSLASGVIRVPAATEASAQLGAMFGAVSVEKVESSALAATV from the coding sequence ATGGTTGAAATCGAAATCGATGGCAAGAAGGTCGAGGTTGCCGAAGGCAGCCTGGTGATGGAGGCTGCTCGCCAGACGGGCACCTACATTCCTCACTTCTGCTATCACCGCAAACTGTCGGTCGCGGCCAACTGCCGGATGTGCCTGGTCGAGGTCGAGAAGGCGCCCAAGGCGCTGCCGGCCTGCGCCACGCCCGTCACCGCGGGCATGAAGGTCTTCACAAACTCCGAGAAGGCAGTGAAGGCGCAGAAGTCCGTGATGGAGTTCCTGCTGATCAACCACCCGTTGGATTGCCCGATCTGTGACCAGGGCGGCGAGTGCCAACTGCAGGACTTGGCCGTGGGTTATGGCAAGTCCGAATCGCGCTACCAGGAAGAGAAGCGTGTGGTGTTCCACAAGAACGTGGGCCCGTTGATCTCCATGGAAGAGATGACGCGCTGCATTCACTGCACGCGCTGTGTCCGTTTCGGCCAGGAAATTGCGGGCGTGATGGAACTGGGCATGCTCAACCGCGGCGAGCATTCCGAGATCACAACGTTCGTCGGGCAGACCGTTGACTCCGAGTTGTCGGGCAACATGATCGATCTGTGCCCCGTTGGCGCACTGACCAGCAAGCCGTTCCGCTATTCCGCTCGTACGTGGGAGCTGGCACGCCGCAAGTCGGTGTCGCCGCACGATGGCCTGGGCGCTAACGTGATCGTCCAGACGAAGAATCAGCGCGTGATGCGCGTTCTTCCGCTGGACAACGAAGCCATCAACGAATGCTGGCTTTCCGATAAGGATCGCTTTGCCTATGAGGGCGTGAACAGCGATGACCGCCTGACCCAACCGATGCTCAAGCAAGGTGGTCAATGGAAGGCTGTCGACTGGACTACCGCACTGGAGTACGTTGCCAACGGCCTGAACGAAATCAAGCGTGACCACGGTGCGGAGCAAATCGGTGCATTGGCCAGCCCACACAGCACGCTTGAAGAGCTGTTCCTGCTGCAAAAGCTGGTGCGCGGCATTGGCAGCGACAACGTCGACTTCCGTTTGCGTCAGTCCGATTTCTCGGTCAAGCCAACGGGCGCTCCGTGGCTTGGCATGCCGATCGCCGACGTGTCGCTGCTGCAGCGTACGCTGGTCGTAGGCTCTTTCCTGCGCAAGGATCACCCACTGCTGGCCGCGCGTCTGCGTCAGGCAGGCAAGAAGGGTGCACAACTGAGCATGATCGGCGCAGGTGGCGAAGATCTGCTGATGCCTGCCACCCAACTGTTGGGCGCACCGTCGCAATGGCTGTCGCTGCTGTCGCAAGTGGCGGTGGCCGTGGCTGCTGCCAATAATGTTGCCCGTCCAGGCGGCACCGATGGAATCGAAGCCGGTGACATTGCCCGGCGCATCGCCGCAAGCCTCGCTTCGGGCGAGCGCAAGGCTGTGTTCCTCGGCAACGCCGCCGTGGCGCACCCGCAGTTTTCGCAACTGCATGCGTTGGCCCAGTGGGTCGCGCAGCAGACCGGCGCGACGCTTGGCTTCCTGACGGAAGCAGCCAACACGGTTGGTGGTTACATCGCCGGGGCGCTCCCCCAAGGCAATGGCTTGGATGCCGCCGCCATGCTGGCGCAACCGCGCCGCGCTTACGTGCTGTTGGGCGCCGAGCCGGAATTCGATACCGCCAACCCCACGCAAACGCGTGCAGCACTGGACCAAGCCGACACCGTGATCGTGCTAGCGCCGTTTGCCTCTCGCGCCGCACTTGAATACGCGGACGTGCTGCTGCCGACGGCTCCCTTCACCGAAACCTCGGGCACGTTCATCAACTGCGAGGGATTGCCGCAAAGCTTCAATGGCGTTGTGCGCAGCCTGGGTGACTCGCGACCCGCCTGGAAGGTCCTGCGGGTACTGGGCAACCTGCTGAACGTGTCTGGCTTTGAGTACGACAGCTCGGAAGTGGTGCGCGACGAAGTGCTGGCCAAGCCGGTCACCGAGCGTTTGTCGAACGCGACGATTGCGCAGACCGCCGCCCCAGTTGCTACTACGGCAGGCATCGAGCGTCTGGCCGATGTGCCGATTTACCACGCCGATCCGATCGTGCGCCGCGCCGGTTCGCTGCAACTGACGGCTGCAGCACGTGCTGCCGTGCGTGCTGGCTTGCCGGCTGATCTCTACGCACAACTGGGCCTGGCCAATGGTGACGCCGTGCGCGTGACGCAAGGGCAGCGCAGCGTGGTGCTGCCGGCCGTGCTGGACAAGTCGCTGGCTTCTGGCGTGATCCGCGTGCCGGCCGCTACCGAAGCGTCGGCGCAACTGGGTGCCATGTTCGGTGCGGTAAGCGTTGAGAAGGTTGAATCGTCCGCGCTGGCGGCTACGGTGTAA
- the nuoF gene encoding NADH-quinone oxidoreductase subunit NuoF codes for MTSLHDRHIQPLILAGLNGDNWHLEDYVKRGGYQQLKRILTEKITPEQVIADVKASGLRGRGGAGFPTGLKWSFMPRQFPGQKYLVCNTDEGEPGTFKDRDIIRYNPHALIEGMAIGGYAMGITVGYNYIHGEIWNEYKIFEQALEEARAAGFLGDNILGSGFNFQLHAHHGYGAYICGEETALLESLEGKKGQPRFKPPFPASFGLYGKPTTINNTETFAAVPFLLAIGPDNYLKMGKPNNGGSKIFSVSGDVERPGNYEIPLGTPFSKLLELAGGMRGGKKLKAVIPGGSSAPVVPADLMMASDMDYDSIAKAGSMLGSGAVIVMDETRCMVKSLLRLSYFYYEESCGQCTPCREGTGWLYRVVDRIEHGKGRQEDLDLLNNVAENIMGRTICALGDAAAMPVRGMLKHYWDEFAYHVEHKQCMVPTYI; via the coding sequence ATGACCTCTCTGCACGATCGACATATCCAGCCGTTGATTCTCGCCGGTCTGAACGGCGACAACTGGCATCTTGAAGATTACGTCAAGCGTGGCGGCTATCAACAGCTCAAACGCATCCTTACCGAGAAGATCACCCCCGAGCAGGTCATCGCTGACGTGAAGGCGTCGGGCCTGCGCGGCCGTGGCGGTGCGGGTTTCCCGACCGGCTTGAAGTGGAGCTTCATGCCACGCCAGTTCCCGGGCCAGAAGTATCTCGTTTGCAACACGGACGAAGGTGAGCCGGGTACGTTCAAGGATCGCGACATCATTCGCTACAACCCGCACGCGCTGATCGAAGGCATGGCCATTGGCGGCTACGCGATGGGCATCACCGTGGGCTACAACTACATCCACGGCGAGATCTGGAACGAATACAAGATCTTTGAACAGGCACTGGAAGAGGCGCGCGCTGCGGGCTTCCTCGGTGACAACATCCTGGGCTCCGGCTTCAACTTCCAGCTGCATGCGCACCATGGTTATGGCGCGTACATCTGCGGTGAAGAGACCGCACTGCTCGAATCGCTGGAAGGCAAGAAGGGCCAGCCGCGGTTCAAGCCGCCGTTCCCGGCGAGCTTCGGCTTGTACGGCAAGCCGACCACCATCAACAACACCGAAACCTTTGCCGCGGTGCCGTTCTTGTTGGCCATCGGTCCGGACAACTACTTGAAGATGGGCAAGCCGAACAACGGCGGCTCCAAGATCTTCTCTGTGTCTGGCGATGTGGAGCGTCCGGGCAACTACGAGATTCCGCTCGGCACGCCGTTCTCTAAGCTGCTGGAGTTGGCCGGCGGTATGCGCGGTGGCAAGAAGCTCAAGGCGGTCATCCCGGGTGGATCGTCGGCGCCGGTGGTGCCGGCTGACCTGATGATGGCCTCCGACATGGACTACGACTCGATCGCCAAGGCGGGTTCGATGCTGGGCTCGGGCGCCGTCATCGTGATGGACGAAACGCGCTGCATGGTGAAGTCGCTGCTGCGTCTGTCTTATTTTTATTACGAAGAGTCGTGCGGCCAGTGCACGCCGTGCCGTGAGGGCACCGGGTGGCTGTACCGCGTCGTCGATCGCATCGAGCACGGCAAGGGCCGCCAGGAAGACCTGGACCTGCTGAACAACGTGGCCGAAAACATCATGGGCCGGACCATCTGCGCGCTCGGCGATGCCGCCGCGATGCCGGTCCGCGGCATGCTCAAGCACTACTGGGATGAGTTCGCGTATCACGTCGAACACAAGCAGTGCATGGTGCCCACCTACATTTAA
- the nuoE gene encoding NADH-quinone oxidoreductase subunit NuoE has product MLSAEALKEIDRAVAKYPADQKQSAVMAALAVAQSEKGWVSPEVMQFVAEYLEMPPVWVEEVATFYNMYDTKPVGRFKLSVCTNLPCALSGGERAADYLKKKLGIGFNETTADGNFTLKEGECMGACGDAPVMIVNNTHMCSFMSNEKLDALIADLQSKAPTNGAGK; this is encoded by the coding sequence ATGCTATCAGCAGAAGCTCTCAAGGAAATCGACCGGGCGGTCGCGAAATATCCCGCCGACCAGAAGCAGTCCGCCGTGATGGCGGCGCTGGCGGTCGCGCAGAGCGAGAAAGGCTGGGTCTCGCCCGAAGTCATGCAGTTCGTGGCCGAATACCTCGAAATGCCGCCGGTGTGGGTCGAGGAAGTGGCGACGTTCTATAACATGTACGACACCAAGCCGGTTGGCCGCTTCAAGCTGTCGGTGTGCACGAACTTGCCGTGCGCGCTGTCGGGCGGCGAACGTGCTGCCGACTACCTGAAGAAGAAGCTGGGCATCGGTTTCAACGAGACCACCGCCGACGGCAACTTCACGCTGAAGGAAGGCGAGTGCATGGGCGCGTGCGGTGATGCACCCGTCATGATCGTCAACAACACCCACATGTGCAGCTTCATGAGCAACGAGAAGCTCGACGCGCTGATCGCCGACCTCCAGTCGAAGGCGCCGACCAACGGAGCAGGCAAGTAA
- a CDS encoding NADH-quinone oxidoreductase subunit D encodes MADIKNYTLNFGPQHPAAHGVLRLVLELDGEVIQRADPHIGLLHRATEKLAEQKTWIQSVPYMDRLDYVSMMVNEHAYVMAIERLLGLEVPLRAQYIRVMFDEITRIMNHLMWIGSHALDVGAMAVFLYAFREREDLFDMYEAVSGARMHAAYYRPGGVYRDLPDTMPQYKASKVRNEKALAALNEARSGSLLDFIEDFTNRFPKYVDEYETLLTDNRIWKQRLVGIGVVTPERALNKGFSGAMLRGSGIEWDVRKKQPYEVYDRIDFDIPVGVNGDCYDRYLVRVEEMRQSNRIIRQCIEWLRKNPGPVITDNHKVAPPSRVDMKTNMEELIHHFKLFTEGMHVPEGEAYAAVEHPKGEFGIYAISDGANKPYRLKIRAPGFVHLAALDEMAKGHMIADAVTIIGTQDIVFGEIDR; translated from the coding sequence ATGGCAGATATCAAGAACTACACCCTGAACTTCGGTCCGCAACACCCGGCCGCACACGGCGTGCTGCGCCTCGTGCTGGAACTGGACGGCGAAGTCATTCAACGCGCCGACCCGCACATCGGTCTGCTGCATCGCGCGACGGAAAAGCTCGCTGAACAGAAGACCTGGATTCAGAGCGTGCCGTACATGGATCGACTCGACTATGTGTCGATGATGGTCAACGAGCACGCCTACGTGATGGCAATCGAACGCCTGCTGGGTCTCGAAGTGCCGCTGCGTGCGCAGTACATCCGCGTGATGTTCGACGAAATCACGCGGATCATGAACCACCTGATGTGGATTGGTTCGCACGCGCTGGACGTGGGTGCCATGGCGGTGTTTCTGTACGCCTTCCGTGAGCGCGAAGACCTGTTTGATATGTACGAGGCGGTTTCGGGTGCGCGCATGCACGCAGCCTACTACCGCCCGGGCGGTGTCTATCGCGACCTGCCTGACACGATGCCGCAATACAAGGCATCCAAGGTGCGCAACGAGAAGGCCCTGGCTGCCCTGAACGAAGCGCGTTCGGGTTCGCTGCTGGACTTCATTGAAGACTTCACCAACCGCTTCCCGAAGTACGTTGACGAATACGAAACCCTGCTGACCGACAACCGGATTTGGAAGCAGCGTCTCGTTGGCATCGGGGTGGTGACTCCGGAGCGCGCGCTCAACAAAGGCTTCTCGGGTGCGATGCTGCGTGGTTCGGGTATCGAGTGGGATGTGCGCAAGAAGCAGCCGTACGAAGTGTACGACCGCATCGATTTCGACATTCCGGTCGGCGTGAACGGTGATTGCTACGACCGTTATCTGGTGCGCGTCGAAGAAATGCGCCAGAGCAATCGCATCATTCGTCAGTGCATCGAGTGGCTGCGCAAGAACCCGGGTCCGGTGATCACCGATAACCACAAGGTGGCGCCTCCGTCGCGCGTGGACATGAAGACCAACATGGAAGAGCTGATTCACCACTTCAAGCTCTTCACCGAAGGTATGCACGTGCCCGAAGGCGAGGCGTATGCCGCCGTTGAGCATCCGAAGGGCGAGTTCGGCATTTATGCAATCTCCGACGGCGCCAACAAGCCGTACCGTCTGAAGATTCGCGCCCCGGGCTTCGTTCATCTGGCCGCGCTCGACGAAATGGCGAAGGGTCACATGATTGCCGATGCGGTGACGATCATCGGTACGCAGGACATCGTGTTTGGCGAGATCGATCGCTGA
- a CDS encoding NADH-quinone oxidoreductase subunit C has translation MTEKLATLKAALEKALGDRVQSLTESIGELTLVVKAADYYDVMRTLRDEASLKFEQLIDLCGVDYADYGDGAWNGPRFAAVSHLLSITHNWRVRVRVFAPDDDLPVVASVTTIWNSADWYEREAFDLYGLVFEGHPDLRRILTDYGFIGHPFRKDFPVSGYVEMRYDPVQRRVVYQPVTIEPREITPRVIREDQYGGLKH, from the coding sequence ATGACCGAGAAGCTTGCCACCCTGAAGGCCGCGCTGGAAAAGGCGCTGGGCGATCGCGTTCAAAGCCTGACTGAGTCGATTGGTGAACTCACTCTCGTAGTGAAGGCTGCCGATTACTACGACGTCATGCGCACGCTGCGCGACGAAGCCTCGCTTAAATTTGAGCAGCTGATCGACCTGTGTGGCGTCGATTATGCCGATTACGGTGACGGTGCCTGGAACGGCCCGCGTTTTGCTGCTGTGTCCCACCTGCTGTCGATCACGCACAACTGGCGTGTTCGCGTTCGCGTGTTCGCGCCGGACGATGACCTGCCGGTGGTGGCGTCCGTGACGACGATCTGGAATTCCGCCGACTGGTACGAACGTGAGGCATTTGACCTCTATGGCCTGGTGTTCGAAGGCCACCCGGACCTGCGTCGCATCCTGACCGACTACGGCTTCATCGGCCATCCGTTCCGCAAGGATTTTCCCGTGTCGGGTTACGTTGAAATGCGCTACGACCCGGTGCAGCGTCGCGTGGTCTATCAGCCGGTGACCATCGAGCCGCGCGAGATTACGCCGCGTGTGATCCGCGAGGATCAATACGGTGGTCTGAAGCACTGA